The Leptospira sp. WS60.C2 genome includes the window AACCAAGGGCTTTTTTAAGGTTATCAAAGATCTGCCTTCCGATTCGCACCGATTCCAGAATAGAGGAGAATGAATCATCTAACAAAACAATATCGGATGCTTCCCTTGCGACATCAGTGCCACGTTCTCCCATCGCGACGCCGATATTCGCAGTTCTAAGCGCAGGTGCATCATTGACTCCGTCGCCGGTCATTGCCACAATTTCCCCTTCTGCTTTCAATATACGAACCAGTTTCCACTTGTCTTCTGGGCTCACCCTTGAAAATACATTACACTCGCTTAATACTTTCTTTAATTCTTCATCTTTTAGTTTAGAAAAATCTTTACCTGTATAAACCAAATCTGAATTTTTTAATCCAATCTGTTTGGCAATATTCTTAGCTGTTTCTGGATAATCTCCAGTAATCATGATCACTCGAATTCCAGATTCATAAGCTGTTTTGACTGCTGATGGAACGATTTCTCGAATTGGATCTAAAAATGAAATCAAACCATACAATTTGTAAGCAATAGATTTTCGGTCTTCAGGAATTTCTTTTGAAGTGGAAACTGATTTTGCTACCGCTAAAACTCGGTATCCTTCTTTTGCTAATTGATCTGTTTTGTTTGTCCAAATTTTAAAATCATTCGAAGACAAATCACATAAATCAAAAATTGCTTCAGGAGATCCCTTTGCATAAGAACTATAACCATTCTCCTCCGGTAATACTCTTATCAATGTTAAATGTTCGGGAGTTAATGGAAAATCTTTTATCGAAATCAAAGACATATCTCCCTTTTGATGGAAGGAGGTCATACAATCTGTGATGGCAATGTCCATAGGATCAAAACTTGGATGTTTTGATGCAAAATAAGCAATTTGTAGAATATCTTTTGAAACTTCCGAAATTTCACTTACGAGTTCTAAATTTTCAACTTTGTCCCAGGTAGATATTTTCCCTACCTTCATTTTATTCTTTGTGATCGTTCCAGTTTTATCTGAACATAAAACTGTTGCTGCTCCTAAAGTTTCAATAATTGAAGACCTTCTGACCAATACATTTTTTGTACTCAATCGATACGCACCTAGAGCGAAGAAGATTGTCATCACAAGTGGTAATTCTTCTGGCATGAGACCAATCGCTAACGTAAGACCTGATAATAGTCCTTGTAACCATTCTGATCTCACAAAACCAAAATATAGAGCAAGCAAGATACAGAAAGTTGCAGCAACAAAGAATAAATTACGAACTAAACGTGTCACTTCGATTTCGAGAAGTGTTTTACCCACTGATTCGTCTGCAATCTTTCTGCCGATTTTTCCAATCTCCGTATGATTGCCAACTGCTTTGACTCGGCATACTCCCTCTCCACCTACGACAAGTGCACCACAGTAGACGGACTCACCTATCTTTTTATTAACAGGAATGGATTCACCAGTTAACAATGATTCATCGCAAGAGAAAATTCGATCTGATAGTAACTCAGCATCAGCGGGGATCCGATCACCTTCATTTAAAATCAGAAGATCACCATATACGACATCTCGACCTTCTATCCGAAGAATTTGACCATCTCGGATGACATTAGAGCGAGGACTTGCCAAAGAGCGTAAGGCAGAAATTGCCGTCTCTGTTTTTTTTTCTTGGTAAAAAGTGATACAAATGATTCCAATTACAGAACCTAACAAAAGCAAGGCTTCTCCTCTATCCCCTAAAAGCAAATAAACAATACTAATGGAAATGAGAAGCAAAATCATTGGTTCGGTAACCACACCGAATAACATACGGAACAATCCAATTTTTTTTGAGGAGCTAATCTCATTGGCTCCATAGACTGAACGGTTCTTTTTTACTATTTCTTGGGTTAAACCCATTGTGATGTATTCGGAGATTTGTTTCGGTACTGATTGCATTTTTGTTCAATTTTTGGTTTGAATTTTTTATATTTCAGATTAACATTCTAGAATGTGCGATACCTCCCTTGCCACTGAAAAATTTACAAAATCACAAAAAAGAATCTTCGCCAAAAACTCCGACCGAGAACCAAACGAAGCCCAATCAATTCTGCACCAACCACGAATGGAGCACCCCAAGGCTTCCACTGTAAACACTACATATATCGAAATACCACAAACGAACGTTACATTTGAAGTGTTTTTATCAAAACCATTTCATATGTGGGGAGCAGAGATGGGAGTGAATGAATTCGGTGTTTGTATTGGCAACGAGGCAGTTTTCACTAATCTTAAGATTGCAAAGAAAAACGATGGATTAACAGGGATGGATCTGATTCGTTTGGCTTTGGAACGTTGCAAAACAGCGAAGGATGCACTTTTCCTAATTACAGAATTATTAGAACAATATGGCCAAGATGCATGCGGTGGTTACCAAAACAAAAGTTTCTTTTATCATAATAGCTTCATCATTGCGGATCGCACAGAAGGATATGTTTTAGAAACAGCAAATAAGTTTTGGGTAGCAAAAAAAATAGATACTTTTTATGCAATTTCCAATGGATTAACGATTGGATCTGAATTTGATTACTCATCTTCCAATTTAATGGATAAGCTTAAATTAAGATCAAAAAATGACTTCTCATTCAAAGATTTCTTTAGTGACTCATTTTATACTTATATGAGCCATTGCAGAGATAGAAGAAGTCTTCATCATTCAAAAGCAGAAGAATTTCATAAAGCCAATGCCACTTATACATCGAAACATGCCATTGAAACTTTGAAAACCCATCCGTTGGAAACCGATGAGTTTGAACCAAGTAGCTCCTCCATGAAATCCCTTTGCCTACATGCAACTGGGCCAACAACACCGAATCAGACGAATGGAAGTTTAGTCGTAGAGTGGGATACATCCGAAACTAACCAAGATCCACTGCGAATTTTTTATACAGGAACATCCACTCCATGTTTAAGTTTATTCAAACCCTTCTTTTTTGGGACTAAAAACTTTATCGATTCCTCAAGTTTAGATTCAAATGGAACTTACTCCGATACCTTATGGTGGTTACATGAATCCATTGCGAGAAAATCTAACTTTGATTACCAAGGTGTTCGGTCAATCCTTGTTCCGACTCTCATTGGTTTGCAAGAATCAGTTTTCAATCTGACCAAAGATATGATACCTCTGCAAAAAAAAGAAGAAATGCAATGGAGATTTTTAAAAGACCATGTGAATATTTTAAAAAAAGTAGATGATGAACTTATCAGTGCAAATATCGGAAAAAGCAGATGGCAAAATCCCTTATTCCAATTGTATTGGAGTGGACAGAATAAAAAATTAGGACTTCGTTCCTTCCACTAACAAGATCAATATGTCATTGACATTGGTTCCAGTTGGACCAGTCATTACAAGGGAATCTACTGACTTTAGCACAGGGTAAGAATTTGAATTTTCCAATTCTTTTTTCGGATCCCAACCCTTGGCTAACATCCTACGAAAAGAATGGTGGGTAACGATCCCACCTGCTGCATCAGTAGGACCATCGGTTCCATCTGTTCCACCAGATAAAAAGCACCATTGACGGTCAGATTGATGCTGGTTTAAAAGGATAGCAACTCGTAGTGCTGTTTCTTGGTTTCTTCCACCGACACCATTCCCTAAAACGGGACAAACCATCTCGCCACCTAATAATATAATTTGTCTTTGTTCTGATTCCAATGCGGACAAAAATTCTTTTTCAATTAGAAGTGATGTCTCCTCAGATGTTTTGTCCCATGTATCTGAAATTAGCTTAGTTCTATATCCTAACCTTTCAGCCTCTTGTTTGATTTTTTGAATGGAACGAGTTAAATTTCCTAAAATATAGTAATTTTGACTTGGAAAAGTGGGTCCAGAAGCGATCGTAGCGGGATCATCACCTAACACGTCCGAGATCACAAAGGTAAATACTTCCAACCTAGGATTTAAGTGTTGTAAAAGTTTTCCGCCTTTTACTTGAGAGTATTTTTTACGCTCTTTGTTAATTTCCTGAATCGGTTTTCCACTTCTAAGCAAATCGTTTTGTATTCTGATAAGATCATCTAATGAAATTCCATCGACAGGAATCTCAAATAAACTAGAACCGCCGCCCGAAAGTAAAACCACCAAACAATCATTTTCTCCTAAAGATATCAGATCTCGCAATACCTCCTCAGAATGAGAAATAGAATTTTGATCTGGAATTGGATGTGATGCTTCTCTGTATTTCCAAATGGAATCTTCCCCGCTAATCAAAGCTTTCGATGGCAAGTGTCCATACTTCGTCAGGATAAAACCTCTGTTGATTGGAAAATGATTTGAAAAAGACATGCCCATACAATAAGCCGCCTTCCCCAAAGCGAAGACATAGAGATTCTTCGTACCTTTTTGCAGGGAATCTACTACTTCCGGATGTTCCTTATAGAAGGAACGAAACATAAAATTGGGACTTGCGACATCAATCGCTTTTTGAAACAAATCAAGTATGTCTTCTGCAAGGGTACTCAAATTTAATTCCCAGTTTTTGCCTCTAAGGAATCAATTACCATTTTCTCACCGTTCCATTTACCAAATTGTAAAACATCAGTGGGACAAAGTGAAACACAAGCAGAGCATCGCACACACTGTACACTATCCATCGGAATTCCGCGACTCGCATAACTCATCACATCAATGCCTTGGTGGCAATTTTTTGTGCATATGTTACAAGAAATACATTTCTTCTTATCGGAGAAAATTCGAAATTGTGAAAATCGTGCATAAATGTGCATAAGAGATGCAAGAGGACAAAACATTCTGCACCAGACACGACCTGAATAAAAAAAATACAAGCCTACTCCAACAACACCAGCAAGCCCAATGTCCACTACAATGTCATATATCCATTTGATGGAATCAGCAACAAACTCACCAATGACAAGAGATGGCAAAATGGACTTACCAAACACTCCCACAAGTTTTAAAATCGTGAGGATTGCCGCAACGAGCAAGATATATTGACCAGTATGCTCCCAATTATATGCCGCACGGGTGTGTGGCATTTTTTGACGGTATTCATCCCCGAGTGTTTCTGCAAGTCCACCACACGAACAAATCCAACCACAATAGGCACCTTTCCCATAAAAATAAACCAATAGTGGAATCAAAATAAAACTGAATGAAATTCCATACAGAAGCCAAAAAGTAGTGAGTCCACCGTCGTATAACACTCCCATACTGAGTGGCCAAGCTAAGATAAAACCATACGCTTTCCAATACGCATCATTTGGAAATACTTGCGTCCTTAAAAAACCATCAGAATTTCCTAAATACCCTAACTCACCTAATTTCGGTAATATGATCTCAGGTAATAAAAACAAAAAGAAAACTTGAATCCCAATTAAAGATAAAGTTTGGTAAAAAATGTATTCTGTTTTTCTTACAAATATCCTGCGAATCCCAAAAATCAAAATTGTGAGGGAATACAAGAATGTATAATGAAAAGAAGGATATTTATTAAAAAGATGAAATCCAGCGTAAGTAGATATAAAATAAACGGACAGAAAGTAAAGAAAAGCAAATATAAAATAAATTCTTTTCCCTAATTTCCATAAGTCAAATTTAGATTCTCCCTGTTTCCATAAGAGCAATCCATAGAGAACAAAACTGATGACAGACAGTATCGCCGAAACAGAAGCAAGAAGAGAAAACCAGAAAGGTCCATAAAATGATGCCTTCCCAAAATAAGCAGTGGTAGCAAAAGATACTAGTGCAGTCAGTCCAATCCAATCTAATGCATTTTTTTCATTTTGTAACTTAATTCCAATTTTCTTAAAAAATCCTATTGGAGGTAAT containing:
- a CDS encoding cation-translocating P-type ATPase, encoding MQSVPKQISEYITMGLTQEIVKKNRSVYGANEISSSKKIGLFRMLFGVVTEPMILLLISISIVYLLLGDRGEALLLLGSVIGIICITFYQEKKTETAISALRSLASPRSNVIRDGQILRIEGRDVVYGDLLILNEGDRIPADAELLSDRIFSCDESLLTGESIPVNKKIGESVYCGALVVGGEGVCRVKAVGNHTEIGKIGRKIADESVGKTLLEIEVTRLVRNLFFVAATFCILLALYFGFVRSEWLQGLLSGLTLAIGLMPEELPLVMTIFFALGAYRLSTKNVLVRRSSIIETLGAATVLCSDKTGTITKNKMKVGKISTWDKVENLELVSEISEVSKDILQIAYFASKHPSFDPMDIAITDCMTSFHQKGDMSLISIKDFPLTPEHLTLIRVLPEENGYSSYAKGSPEAIFDLCDLSSNDFKIWTNKTDQLAKEGYRVLAVAKSVSTSKEIPEDRKSIAYKLYGLISFLDPIREIVPSAVKTAYESGIRVIMITGDYPETAKNIAKQIGLKNSDLVYTGKDFSKLKDEELKKVLSECNVFSRVSPEDKWKLVRILKAEGEIVAMTGDGVNDAPALRTANIGVAMGERGTDVAREASDIVLLDDSFSSILESVRIGRQIFDNLKKALGYLIGVHIPIVGITFIPILLDWPIVVLSAIHIVFMEMVIDPTCTIVFEKEDAESDLMKRKPRDASDPLLDKELFINSLIQGAFSLFSVVSTYWILQMYLKGDSPNQVVSTATFVTLVFSNLFLILANRSLHESMWSRMKIKNSMIAYVFVGTIGVLLLSIYLPGMNSLFRFVPLNFIQFGVSILVAFVGVLFYDMIKVSVSRRLRKT
- a CDS encoding C69 family dipeptidase produces the protein MCDTSLATEKFTKSQKRIFAKNSDREPNEAQSILHQPRMEHPKASTVNTTYIEIPQTNVTFEVFLSKPFHMWGAEMGVNEFGVCIGNEAVFTNLKIAKKNDGLTGMDLIRLALERCKTAKDALFLITELLEQYGQDACGGYQNKSFFYHNSFIIADRTEGYVLETANKFWVAKKIDTFYAISNGLTIGSEFDYSSSNLMDKLKLRSKNDFSFKDFFSDSFYTYMSHCRDRRSLHHSKAEEFHKANATYTSKHAIETLKTHPLETDEFEPSSSSMKSLCLHATGPTTPNQTNGSLVVEWDTSETNQDPLRIFYTGTSTPCLSLFKPFFFGTKNFIDSSSLDSNGTYSDTLWWLHESIARKSNFDYQGVRSILVPTLIGLQESVFNLTKDMIPLQKKEEMQWRFLKDHVNILKKVDDELISANIGKSRWQNPLFQLYWSGQNKKLGLRSFH
- a CDS encoding glycerate kinase is translated as MSTLAEDILDLFQKAIDVASPNFMFRSFYKEHPEVVDSLQKGTKNLYVFALGKAAYCMGMSFSNHFPINRGFILTKYGHLPSKALISGEDSIWKYREASHPIPDQNSISHSEEVLRDLISLGENDCLVVLLSGGGSSLFEIPVDGISLDDLIRIQNDLLRSGKPIQEINKERKKYSQVKGGKLLQHLNPRLEVFTFVISDVLGDDPATIASGPTFPSQNYYILGNLTRSIQKIKQEAERLGYRTKLISDTWDKTSEETSLLIEKEFLSALESEQRQIILLGGEMVCPVLGNGVGGRNQETALRVAILLNQHQSDRQWCFLSGGTDGTDGPTDAAGGIVTHHSFRRMLAKGWDPKKELENSNSYPVLKSVDSLVMTGPTGTNVNDILILLVEGTKS
- a CDS encoding NAD(P)-binding domain-containing protein, which produces MWPKFYFDWLRNSAPTGSVEVYPEISDTYETNLPNVFVIGDLTGVPLLKMATESGVQVWKYIPKLENDRLDVVIIGGGPAGVSCALEAKRLGKKYLVLESNLPFQTIQSYPNQKPIFAEPKGFESSSAVRIVDTTKENLLAELNQILKKNPINLETNQRVIQIKKDSIGYVLETESGSKFHTNSVVIAMGKSGDPKTLGIKGETSEHVFYRLIDPKETMGKSIVIVGGGDTALESAILCSSYAKEITIIHRGEEFNKAKSENKNLIHDLETKGKIKIRFQSELTEITSSTVFVKNKQSASKLNADSVYILIGTLPPIGFFKKIGIKLQNEKNALDWIGLTALVSFATTAYFGKASFYGPFWFSLLASVSAILSVISFVLYGLLLWKQGESKFDLWKLGKRIYFIFAFLYFLSVYFISTYAGFHLFNKYPSFHYTFLYSLTILIFGIRRIFVRKTEYIFYQTLSLIGIQVFFLFLLPEIILPKLGELGYLGNSDGFLRTQVFPNDAYWKAYGFILAWPLSMGVLYDGGLTTFWLLYGISFSFILIPLLVYFYGKGAYCGWICSCGGLAETLGDEYRQKMPHTRAAYNWEHTGQYILLVAAILTILKLVGVFGKSILPSLVIGEFVADSIKWIYDIVVDIGLAGVVGVGLYFFYSGRVWCRMFCPLASLMHIYARFSQFRIFSDKKKCISCNICTKNCHQGIDVMSYASRGIPMDSVQCVRCSACVSLCPTDVLQFGKWNGEKMVIDSLEAKTGN